atcatagaatatcagggttggaagggacctcaggaggtcatctagtccaaccccctgctgaaagcaggaccaatccccaatcaaatcatcccagtcagggctttgtcaagcctgaccttaaaaacttccaaggaagggagattccaccacctccctaggtaacgcattccagtgtttcaccaccctcctagtgaaaaaggttttccgatatccaacctaaatctctcccactgcaacttgagaccattactccttgtcctgtcatccgctacctcTGAGAATAGTCtcgatccatcccctttggaaccacctttcaggtagttgaaagcagctatcaaatcccccctcattcttctcttctacagactaaacaatcccagttccctcagcctctcctcataagtcatgtgttccagtcccctaattatttttgttgcccttcgctggactctccaatttttccacatccttcctgtagtgtggggcccaaaactggacacagtactccagatgaggcctcaccaatgtcgaatagaggggaacgatcacgtccctcgatctgctggcaatgcccctacttatacgtcccaaaatgccattggccttcttggcaacaagggcacactgttgactatatctagcttctcgtccactgtcacccctaggtccttttctgcagaactgctgcctagcgattcggtccctagtctgtagcggtgcattggattcttccgtcctaagtgcaggactctgcacttgtccttgttgaacctcatcagatttcttttggcccaatcctctaatttgtctaggtctctctgtatcctatccctaccctccagcctatctacctctcctcccagtttagtgtcgtctgcaaacttgctgagggtgcaatccacaccatcctccagatcatttataaagatattgaacaaaaccggccccaggaccgagccttggggcactccgtttgatactggctgccaactagacatggagccattgatcactaaccgttgagcctgacaatttagccaactttctacccaccttatagtgcattcatccagcccatacttctttaacttgctggcaagaatactgtgggagaccgtgtcaaaagctttgctaaagtcaaggaacaacacgtccactgctttcccttcatccacagagccagttatctcgtcatagaaggcaattagattagtcaggcatgacttgcccttggtgaatccatgctgactgttcctgatcactttcctctcctctaagtgcttccgaattcattccttgaggacctgctccatgatttttccagggagtgaggtgaggctgactggcctgtagttcccaggagcctccttcttcccttttttaaagatgggcactacattagcctttttccagtcgtccgggacttcccccgatcgccatgagttttcaaagataatggccaatggctccgcaatcacagccgccaactcctttagcactctcggatgcagcgcatccggccccatggacttgtgcacatccagcttttctaaatagtcccgaaccacttctttctccacagagagctggtcacctcctccccatgctgtgctgctcagtgcagtagtctgggagctgaccttgttcgtgaagacagaggcaacaaaacattgagtacattagctttttccacatcctctgtcactaggttgcctccctcattcagtaaggggcccacactttccttgacttgcTTCTTGTTGCcgacatacctgaagaaacccttcttgttactcttaacatctcttgctagctgcaactctagatgtgatttggccttcctgatttcactcctgcatgcccgagcaatatttttatactcatccctggtcatttgtccaatcttccacttcttggaagcttcttttttgtgtttaagatcagcaaggatttcactgttaagccaagctggtggcctgccatatttactattctttctacacatcgggatggtttgtccctctaacctcaataaggattctttaaaataaagccagctctcctggactcctttccccctcatgttattctccaggggatcttgcccatcagttccttgagggagtttaagtctgcttttctgaagtccagggtccgtattctgctgctttcctttcctccttgtgtcaggatcctgaactcgaccatcttatggtcactgcctcccaggttcccatccacttttgcttcccctactaattcttcccggtttctgagaagcaggtcaagaagagctctgcccctagttggttcctccagcacttgcacaggaaattgtcccctacattttccaaaaacttcctggattgtctgtgcaccggtgtattgctctcccagcagagatcagggtgattgaagtctcccatgagaaccagggcatgcgatctagtagcttctgcgagttgccggaagaaagcctcgtccacctcatccccctggtccggtggtctatagcagactcccaccacgacatcacccttggtgctcacacttctaaacttaatccagagactctcaggtttttctgcagtttcataccagagctctgagcagtcatactgctcccttacatacagtgcaactcccccagcttttctgccctgcctgtccttcctgaacagcttatatccatccctgacggtactccagtcatgtgagttatcccaccaagactctgttattccaatcacatcataattccttgactttgccaggacctccagttctccctgcttgtttcccaggctttctgcatttgtgtataggcacttgagataacccgctgatcgcccctctttctcagtatgaggcaggagccctcccctctcacacgctcctgctcgtgctttcTCCCggtgtcccacttccccacttacctcagggctttggtctccttctcccggtgaacctagtttaaagccctcctcactaggttagccagcctgcttgagaagatgctcttccctctctttgttaggtggagcccgtctctgcccagcactcctccttcgtggaacaccatcccatggtcgaagaatccaaagccttctctctgacaccacctgcgtagccattcgttgacttccacgattctacggtctctacccgggccttttccttccacggggaggatggacgagaagaccacttgcacctcaaactcctttatccttcttcccagagccacgtagtccgcagcgatccgctcaaggtcattcttggcagtatcattggtgcccacgtggagaagcaggaaggggtagcgatccgagggcttgatgagtctcggcagtctctccgtcacatcgcgaatcttagctcctggcaagcagcagacttctcggttttcccggtcggggtggcagatagatgacttggtccccctgaggagagagtccccgaccaccaccacccgcctccttctcttgggagcggtggtcgtggaaccccccaaccctaggacagtgcatctcatgttTACATCACATCGctgtgggccagggactgtctgtACTTTAGTTCCATGGGGCAGAGTGCCCACAGCCCACCGGGAACTAAGAACAGTGAGGGGTGATTGGGGAAATTCACTCAGACTGTGACAGTTCCAGAGCGGTCCCACCACCTGGAGAGACTTACATGGGCTGGTTCAAAGTgaattctccagagaccaacagggACAGAAAGGCCTtctggataaatagcctgagtttccagtGACTTGGGCCCTTCTTTCTGACCCAGCAGACGGACAAGcccttctgtccaaggggagcCCCACTCCTTAGGGAAGGGCTGGAAGGATTGACACTTATAGGAGGAATCATGCGACACAGAGAGAGACGTGGGTGCGGCCAGTAGGACATGGGCGACCTAGGTGGCTAACCTGGCATAGGTGCCTTACTGGAGGAGAGGGTTTGAGGCTGAGGCTCCTGAGttgggggaggcactgatttCTGGCCCATCAGCCAGGGGTACCAAGTCAGCTGCTCAGACACCTAAACCCCTGTTCTGTCCCTGCCCATCCGGTTGACAGTTTCAACTGTCTGGCTGCGGACAAGCCCTTCCTTCGGCACCTCCCACTCCCCACGCGATGCATGGTCTTGGTGCTGTTGTATCGATTGCAGGGGCCCCCAGCGTTAAAGGTGTTATAAACTCCTTCACTGTGCAACATTGAAACTGTGATACAAAGGTTCGGGgcgggagctggggcagaggcacTTGCTTTCTAGAGAGACGCTGGCTTGCTCGGGTTCTTGGCAAACACCCAGACACACTCCTTCTAAAGTTGGAAGTTGATTGCTGAAAACCCAAGGAAGGACTagaaagcaaaactcaaactgagTAACTGTAGAAAATAAGGTAATTAAATCATACTAAAAATCTCTCCTTTTGGAggttgtgatggggtggactaggctctgaggccccctgctggaggccttgtgtaGGAGttgtagtaggattttatgtttgtattttgtataatttagaatgaaggataaaaaataataatgtagcatgtattaaatgtgtTAGGGTATGATTtgatcatatcctgccagccagCCTTTCTGAAAGCAGAATGGAATGGTCTAATGGGCCAttggtaaagatgcatcagccagaatctggGTCTggagctgatttcaaggcagtgacAGACCTTTAGTGTCACCATTTTCTTGTAGGCTTAGCACTTTGAAATAAGTAAAGAATGGAATGATTGTTTTCTcctgcattgcaatttgatgttcctgttcaaatggGTTGTGTAAATCaatcctgttttgtgtgtgaatgaggaatccGTGTGTTAgaagataagtgtgaaggccatcaccGGACCAGACATCCTAGGTAGGAACCGAGGGCAGACGTAAGGGCGCCAGGAGATTGCAACAAGCCCTATTGAGATGTGAGAAGAGGGCAGATTGGTGACTCTAAAAGATGTGGCAGGCACCcatcaatggggacaagatagctgtgatcaaaaccagcgTGGGATAACTCCCTGAAAAACTcaatgaaagaacaagataaaggatgagaagAAGAACAacttaagaaaacaagcactcgcAAAGGACAATTGATTACAGCAGGACAGTGAAAACTCCTTGGTCCcagtgaaggaaaatcactatataaacagggtgcttttccatgaaactttgggcttgtcctgccaagacttccccggagCATCGTGTCGCAACCGACAGAACCTGGCTCCTACCTACccatgatcaacctagctggccactagattgatctgggctctggactgggaactataacatcgactggcGGGACAGTGTGTGTGATTTGAATGTATGTGCTAAacgttgtatcttcaataaatgcggcatattctctgaaaaagatcccgtgtgcttatAAGCATAACACTGCCACACCCTGCCCTAGAAAAGGGCCTTATTGAATGTCTGGGAGGCGGGTGGGTGAAAGCTCCGCCTGTGGCTAAAGGCCCCTCTCCCAGCCTTGTGGGAGGGACCGGTGGATCCTGGATGCAACTAAACAGGGGGGACAACTAAGAAATAACAGGGCAAGGGGTGGAGGTCACAGGTTCAATCCCAGGGATCCAGCGGGGCCCATGGAGCAGAGAAtgccggacagcgcccactgctcctcaaagctatctagggagccagtggatattttgttttcccagaaaagggcagtagagaggtcctcgAAGCTGCCTAGAgcggctgtgtgggaagcagccaatcagggcccagcaggtcactataagaagagctgcagggccagagctaGTTCAGTTCCTTGTtagagctggaggagagtggCTGTTGTTCCAGGCTGGGACTTGACAAGGCCctggccctgaggtaagggtgaagaatgtgcgtgagccatggggaagtggcccaggtaATTAGAGCAGCAGCACAGTTAATTTAGAGGGACATTGTGGATGGCTGCTACCTATAGGGTCCCTGCGCTGGGacctggagcagagggtgggcttgggttgttcttcccccgcccctcacccccaccagccactggcaaAGTGGCTTGGACTTTGAGGCACTTGTATAGACTGTAAGCGTATATTTGGGTAAGATGTGGAATATTCAGTAACCTGGGAACAAAATCTCCTAGGATGGTGCCTGAATCCCCTCAGTACTGACAATCAGGGATCCCCACTGAGGGCTGGATATCGTGATGCCATGATCAATTCCAGAACTCACAGTGGAAGTACAAAGTTCTTGAAACTAGTGTCgaattagccactgggccagtgCCGAGGAGCCCTGGCCAACCGGGGTTCCCTCTGCCCATCCGGTGCACCTGCTGGGGAGTgtggtcagggtgtgggggtttgccctgctctgcctcctgcctggctctcctgccagggagcagcgtTGGAGTACAGGGACTTCCCctactccctggcaggagctggtggtggggggggaccccacttgctctggcccagggccccacaaacccctaatctgcctCTGCCTGAGGCAAGATCAAGGCCTGCTGCTGTCTTTCCTCTCCGAAAGAAAATCCTTTGCTCTGCTCTGTGCCTTCTGTCCTGGGCTCATGGAAAACGAACGTgagaatttttcaaaatctcctttaaaaaacccccaacagGGAAGCCGTGGGAGGCATCCTTCATCTCCTCATTATTTCATTGACCAGTTCAACCCATTGCCGAGAGCAGTCCCCGGCTTGTGTCCCTGGCCTGccatccagggcaggtggagagtctgTGGCTCCCCATAGTTGCCTGCATGACTATTACCCtgacccagctccagcttctgtcctggcctgggggtggggcctcaagggTCAAAAAGCAGCAGCCGGGCCAGGGTAAGAACCACCTCTGCAGCTGtagggagctgcagatgctccaTCTATGCTGGGTGGGGGGCCTggagggcagggacacaggctggggggtgCTTTTGGGCCCCCCCTACCTCAGGCAGGTGGCAGGTCCACAGCTTCTCGGGGTCCCTGGGCCTGCCTTACCCATGCCAGGCTTCAGCTTCTGGGCTGGTCCAGGGACGGGGCCAGGCCCATGGCGAAACCTGGGAGGGCCACGGCCTGTTGGCCGTGCTCTTCCGGAACCCACGGCTGTGTGTACTGTACacagaaatgtaagtacaaaATTTACATTCCAGTAGATTTATTTTATGATGATATGGTCAAAAGGAACTTAAtccatttttcagtactagtcTGCTGTGACACTTCCGTATTTCTATGTCCCGTTTTCTAAGcgagtcgtttttaagtgaggtgataCCTAAAAGGGggccagtagtctggaaaggttccGAGCCACCCTCCTGGCACACCCAGGTCATTCTGCTGCTGCAGTCTCCTAGAAAGGCCCTGTGTGCCTGGGAGCGAAGGAACAAGCTGGGCTTCCCAATGGGGCAGCAAGATGGGCAGCTGGCCCTGCCAAACAGGCCCCTTCCTGTAGGATTTGCTGATAAGCGACAAGGCCACGTTTTGTCTAGTTTTGGCTCCCCCTCGACTGTCCTGGGCACGGAGGTTTGCAGAGGTTGCTTTTATATTTTACTCCCATCAAAATTATTCGTCTGTGCCGCCCAGGGCCTGCCCCCTTGCGGGCACTTGGCAAATTGCAGGGTGGGGTGCTAGAAACAGCTAGTTGGTTCCTAGTCCCCTCCCTGACCAAGTTCCCAACTGCTAAGTCACTGGCTCTCAAAGTGTGGGGTGCATCCCCCtaaggggggaaggaggaacatTTGAGGGGGCACAGAGCATGGCTGGAGccagcctggggggcagggagggagtgtcACACTTCCAACCCTGCTCCGCCTCcagacccagctctgccctcgttcccctctgcccccagcccagctctgaccccagctcccccttcagcccaagctccactGCTAAGGAAACCTTGGCTGTTCAGtaagggaggggggctgtggaCAGATTCCATTTCTGGGAATAGGGGGAGCGACTGGAAAAGTTTGAGCACCACTGGCCTGACCCTCTCAGAACAGTGACCTAAGTCACGAGTTTTCGATTATATCAGACTGGGACCGTACAGGCAGCACCTCTGAACCCGCGCCAGGGTCATGTTTCCCCCactgttttaaagagaaaatggttTCTCTCTCAAGGCTGAGAACTGACCTGGTCTATTTCCAGAGTCTGACACAAAATAGTCAAAGACACTGACAGCCAGGCATCACACTGTGtacttcccctttaaaaaaaaaccaaacatctctTTAATTTGAAATCCCATAGGGTCGTACAGGGTGGGGAGGCAGCTGAGGGGTTGGTTTGAAAATGTTAGAGATGTGCAAATAGGGGCCTTAGAGCTTAAGAGGTAGAGAAGCCCCTTCAAGTACCGTTAAGGATCAGGGCCCTGGTCTCTGGTGCCCAGTCCCCACCCAGTTACCCACACcaaaggtgaccagatgtcccatttttatacgGACAGTCCTGTTTTGGGGGACTTTCTTATCTAGgcgcctattatcccccaccccgtcccttttttcacagttgctgtccagTCACCCTACGGACACCTTCCTTCAGAACAGTGACTGGATTTTTGTCACAACTGTGATTCTCCTGCCTCAGACTGGAGCCTACAACCAACACCTCTCAACCCtcagcagggtcctggtccaCCCCCTTGAGATGAAAGCAAGGGCTAGAAACAGGGACGGGAACAGGCCTGGCAGAAACGGGGGGGTATATTTCTACAGGTCAAACATAGACTCAAGGCAGTCGAGCCCATCACACGACACAAGTTTgtagttaaaataaaaacctttactTTGTAGTTCAGGAGAGGGATAAAAGCTGTACAAAAGCCCAAAGCGCTGATACAAAACAAGAGCAGAGTCACAGAGCatcccacagtccctgctccTACAGAGAGACACGTAGAGCATAGAACAGTTGCGGGGAGCCCAAGAATGGGCCCTGAAACCTTCACACCCAGACcaagggctgctccagctgcgCTGAGTGGAATCAGCTGGACCAGAGTCCCAGGGCTACTGGAGCCGGTGGCTGGTTTCAGGAATCTCTGGGGCTGGacccctcagtctctcctcctgtCTCCACCTCGCTGCTCCCCGGCTCCTTTCCCTCCGCCGCCAGGTTCCCTTCTCCTGCCTTCACCCCCGGGCAGACGCTGATGGGAACGGCTCTCCCTTCGGCAGCTGGCAGGGCCAGAGGCGGCGCCTCGATGCAGAGCTGCCCGTcctgggacagggagcagagcagggcctgCACGTCCACGGCTTCCGGCAGGAGCGTTTCTCGGCGGATCTCTCTGTACTCGTGGGAGCGGACTCCAGCCCCCGACTCCGTTTTCTTCTCCTGCTTCCCCGTCACCGTCAGCTTCCTCCCGGCCAGTCTCACCATCAGCTCAGCTGGGGAGAAGCCGCTCACGTCCAGGGAGAGCTGGTACTTCTCCTTCCCCGGCGCCCGGGCCCCGGGCTCCTTCCCCGCACCCTCGGCCAGGGACCGGCCGCTCTGCCTTGGCGTCGCCCTCCCCTGGCCTCCCCCGCGGAGAAGGGGATGAGCCAGCAGGAGGGAGGGTCTCATTCGCTCCATCTCCTCCAGGGGCGTCGGCAGGTCCCCCACCAGCTGGCCCCAGAGGCTGGGGGGACCCGGCCCCACGAGGCTGGACACGGGGCCACAGCTCGGCCACAGCCACACTGGGAGCGGGAGCATCCTGCCCGGACCTGGAGCCGCTGGGCCGAGCTCAGCTGCCgggacgctgctgctgctggagccgcCTGGGCCGGGCTCCCTgccgggctgctgctgcctggctccGGCGGCCCCAGCGCCGCCCTTTATACCGCGCCGGGCGCTTCGGGAACCTGCCGGtccggctgggggcggggcctggctctgctcgggcggggcggggctgggggcggggcctggctctgctcgggcggggcggggctgggggcggggctttTCTGGATCCTTCCCGATcccgctggggcagggagggggcgggcgcGTCTCAGCGCCGGGGCAGAGGCTTGGCCGGGCGGTGCCGCCGAGGTGACCGTTCCCTGGCCGGtgtctgggcgggggggggacagtTGATTTGTGGCGCAGACACGTGAGATTGGCAAACGCCCCCCCAGCGCACGTGTAATACACAATAACAGAGACTCGTCTCCGGTCCCAAAGGCGGGCTGCGTCCGGGACCTGTTCACACCAGCAGCCCCAGGGGAGTCACTCCGATCTCTCCCGTGAGTGCGGGTCACGGAATGggtcccctccttccccatcaatCGCTGGGGGAGCGTTAGTGAAACCCTGACAATTCCTGAAACGAAACTAAATATGtaacagcccccccgccccgtgtgCAGCCTCTGCCACCGCCCCGGCTCCAGCCTCTGCCACCCCCCCGGCTCCAGCCTCTGCCACGCCCCCACCCTCggctccagcctctgcccccgGCGCTGAGACCcgcccgccccttccctgccccagcggGATCGGGAAGGATCCAGCAAAGCCCAGCCCGgcagctccgcccccagccccgccccgcccgagcagagccaggccccgcccccagccccgccccgcccgagcAGAGCCaggcccgcccccagccccgccccgcccgagcAGAGCCacgccccgcccccagccggaCCGGCAGGTTCCCGAGCAGAGGGTGGGCTTGGGTTgttcttcccccgcccctcacccccaccagccactggcaaAGTGGCTTGGACTTTAAGGCACTTGTATAGACTGTAAGCGTATATTTGGGTAAGAtgtggaatattcaataacctgggaacAGGATCTCCTAGGATGGTGCCTGAATCCCCTCAGTACTGACAATCAgggatcacagaatatcagggttggaagggagctcaggagatcatctagtccaaccgcctgctcaaagcaggaccagtccccatattttgccccagatcaactTAACAGCCCCCTTAAGGAgcgaactcacaaccctgggtttagcaggccaatgctcaaatcactgcgCTATGCCACTGAGGGCTGGATGTTGTGATGCCGTGATCAATTCCAGAACTCACAGTTGAACTACAAAGTTCTTGAAACTAGTGCGGATTAGCAGCTGGGCCAGTGCCGAGgagccctggccaattggggctccccctgcccacctggCGCACCTGCTGGGGAGTGTGGTCAAGGTGTGGGggtttgccctgctctgcctgcctggctctcctgccagggagcagggttggagtACGGGGGCTTCCCctactccctggcaggagcgctggaggtggggggggaccccacttgctctggcccagggccccacaaacccctaatctgcctCAGCCTGAGGCAAGAGCAAGGCCTGCTGCTGTCTTTCCTCTCCGAAAGAAAATCCTTTGCTCTGCTCTGTGCCTTCTGTCCTGGGCTCATGGAAAACGAACGTgagaatttttcaaaatctcctttAAAGAACCCCCAACAGGGAAGCTGTGGGAGGCATCCTTCATCTCCTCATTATTTCATTGACCAGTTCAACCCATTGCCGAGAGCAGTCCCCGGCTTGTGTCCCTGGCCTGccatccagggcaggtggagagtctgTGGCTCCCCATAGTTGCCTGCATGACTATTACCCCGACCCACCTCCAGCTTCTGCCCTCGcccgggggtggggcctcaagggTGAAAAAGCAGCAGCCGGGCCAGGGTAAGAGccacctgggcagctgtggggagctgcagacgCTCCATCTATGCTGGGTGGGGGGCCTggagggcagggacacaggctgggggctgctttcGGGCCCCCCCCATACCCCAGGCATGTGGCAGGTCCACAGCTtcccagggtccctgggccgcTCTTACCCATGCCGGGCTCCAGCTTCTGGGCTGGTCAGGGGTTGGGGCCAGGCCCATGGCGAAACCTGGGAGGGCCATGGCCTGTTGGCCGTGCTCTTCCGGAACCCACGGCTGTgtgtactgtacactgaaatgtaagtacaaaatTTACGTTCCAGTAGATTTATTTTATGATGATATGGTCAAAAGGAACATAAcccatttttcagtactagtcTGCTGTGACACTTCCGTATTTCTATGTCCCGTTTTCTAAGCGAgacgtttttaagtgaggtgatacctgaaagggggccagtagtctggaaaggttccGAGCCACCGTCCTGGCGCACCCAGGGCATTCCTCTGCCGCAGCCTCCTAGAAAGGCCCTGTGTGCCTGGGAGCGAAGGAACAAGCTGGGCTTCCCAATGGGGCAGCAAGATGGGCAGCTGGCCCTGCCAAACA
The window above is part of the Chelonia mydas isolate rCheMyd1 chromosome 2, rCheMyd1.pri.v2, whole genome shotgun sequence genome. Proteins encoded here:
- the LOC119565537 gene encoding heat shock protein 30C-like isoform X1; translated protein: MLPLPVWLWRSCGPVSSLVGPGPPSLWGQLVGDLPTPLEEMERMRPSLLLAHPLLRGGGQGRATPRQSGRSLAEGAGKEPGARAPGKEKYQLSLDVSGFSPAELMVRLAGRKLTVTGKQEKKTESGAGVRSHEYREIRRETLLPEAVDVQALLCSLSQDGQLCIEAPPLALPAAEGRAVPISVCPGVKAGEGNLAAEGKEPGSSEVETGGETEGSSPRDS
- the LOC119565537 gene encoding heat shock protein 30C-like isoform X2, producing MLPLPVWLWPSCGPVSSLVGPGPPSLWGQLVGDLPTPLEEMERMRPSLLLAHPLLRGGGQGRATPRQSGRSLAEGAGKEPGARAPGKEKYQLSLDVSGFSPAELMVRLAGRKLTVTGKQEKKTESGAGVRSHEYREIRRETLLPEAVDVQALLCSLSQDGQLCIEAPPLALPAAEGRAVPISVCPGVKAGEGNLAAEGKEPGSSEVETGGETEGSSPRDS